The following coding sequences lie in one Arachis ipaensis cultivar K30076 chromosome B03, Araip1.1, whole genome shotgun sequence genomic window:
- the LOC107632545 gene encoding chromatin modification-related protein eaf-1-like, with protein sequence MGFDNECIVNIQSLAGEYFCPVCRLLVYPSEAMQSQCTHLYCKPCLTYVVSTTRACPYDGYLVTEADSKPLTESNKALAETIGKIPVHCLYHRSGCTWQGTLSECTSHCSGCVFGNSPVVCNRCGIQIVHRQVQEHAQSCPGVQSQAQQVAVTQEPSATSTVASTDQNQTAAPVGAVASQALNSQTAVTTTTSGQDSSQLPNPASQSQPTQNVQTAAPTAEQWYQQQQYQQYYLQYPGQDPYQQQYQHYYPYQQPVGPQYQQPYSQPQPQSQSQPQSQPQPQPQAQHQVQPQPQAQHQVQPQPQAQHQVQPQLQPQGVSNPLPQVPAPVAPQPQNQMQVNQQQQQLQPAVTPHGQILPQSNPPGLTQALSQPQSSYPYPLVPHAVQPHPQPQQHMQIPPYQQPHSQAQHSQPQIQQPAQKYPVSQPQVHSQAHPNAPVQHLSQSQMRPHQSLTPSVQPQGQNASSNAVTGFQSYPQPQPQLHQSTQPGAPQHGMQMHAQSGPLPHAQHPVLMQNQFPQQIPVMFSNQQQPALLPSPVQGQGTPPIQQPPVYNPNQQPGPINHRPTLQPVQQSLAQQPFAHMPMSSHLRPQGPGHSFPRHSFPPAQGNPAPLNSTQLSQSQNAVGKPSIPNHPIQIQPFAHTANNIPVRPGQTGSSHLPENHNLLVGTNNQVQLSSDLQSGAPAPHERQGNATEQHSDSATGKLAKNSKDFYTASLSENELKSEKVKMDIKPIDAGNKQNGGDQNAVKTSGPNVNSLENGDSVGQSVGKEEVAENNGNEHSAPKGNENQDGPLLKMETKKESETDEVNNDDAHTSRPAADHGKQHQPMTEYAAVQQRSSAMLGSQVLRPAGPNDPLPSGHSSTFVRNHVPTHDPHLGQATMLKQPQVHNLLEICTVG encoded by the exons ATGGGATTCGATAATGAGTGCATTGTCAACATTCAATCACTTGCGGGAGAGTACTTCTGTCCAGTTTGTCGCCTCCTTGTGTACCCAAGCGAGGCTATGCAGTCACAATGCACTCACTTATACTGCAAACCATGCTTGACATATGTAGTGAGCACAACGAGAGCTTGCCCATACGATGGTTACTTGGTCACTGAGGCGGATTCTAAG CCTCTTACAGAGTCGAATAAGGCACTTGCTGAAACTATTGGAAAAATACCTGTTCATTGCCTATATCACAGGAGTGGATGCACATGGCAAGGAACGTTGTCCGAGTGTACATCACATTGTTCTGGATGTGTTTTTGGCAATTCACCTGTTGTTTGCAATAGGTGTGGAATCCAAATAGTGCATCGACAAGTACAAGAGCATGCACAAAGTTGTCCT GGTGTGCAAAGTCAGGCACAGCAGGTTGCCGTTACCCAGGAACCTTCAGCCACCAGCACAGTTGCCTCTACTGATCAGAACCAGACTGCTGCTCCAGTTGGAGCTGTGGCTTCACAAGCTTTGAATTCTCAAACCGCTGTTACAACAACTACATCTGGGCAGGATTCGAGTCAGCTACCTAACCCAGCATCTCAATCTCAACCAACGCAGAATGTTCAGACTGCTGCACCAACTGCAGAGCAATGGTATCAGCAGCAACAATATCAACAATACTACCTGCAATACCCTGGTCAAGATCCTTATCAACAGCAGTATCAACATTACTACCCTTATCAACAACCAGTAGGTCCACAGTACCAGCAGCCCTACAGCCAGCCCCAACCTCAGTCTCAGTCCCAGCCCCAGTCCCAGCCCCAGCCTCAGCCACAAGCCCAACACCAAGTGCAGCCTCAGCCACAAGCCCAACACCAAGTGCAGCCTCAGCCACAAGCCCAACACCAAGTGCAGCCTCAACTTCAACCGCAGGGAGTTTCTAATCCGCTTCCACAAGTTCCGGCTCCTGTGGCTCCGCAACCACAGAATCAGATGCAAGTTAACCAACAACAGCAGCAGCTTCAACCTGCTGTAACGCCACATGGTCAGATTCTGCCACAGAGTAATCCACCGGGTCTCACCCAAGCACTCTCTCAGCCTCAGTCTTCATATCCTTACCCCCTAGTTCCTCATGCTGTCCAGCCTCACCCTCAACCTCAGCAACATATGCAAATTCCTCCTTATCAGCAGCCTCACTCTCAAGCTCAGCATTCACAGCCTCAAATTCAACAGCCAGCTCAGAAGTATCCTGTTTCTCAACCTCAAGTTCATTCACAAGCACACCCTAATGCTCCAgttcaacatctttctcagtccCAAATGCGTCCTCACCAGTCCCTAACTCCTAGTGTCCAACCTCAAGGACAAAATGCATCGTCAAATGCAGTAACAGGCTTTCAATCTTATCCACAACCACAACCTCAACTTCACCAGAGTACTCAGCCAGGAGCTCCTCAACATGGTATGCAGATGCATGCTCAAAGTGGGCCTCTGCCTCATGCTCAGCATCCAGTCCTGATGCAGAATCAGTTTCCTCAGCAAATTCCAGTGATGTTTTCTAATCAGCAACAGCCAGCTTTATTGCCTTCACCTGTTCAAGGCCAAGGTACCCCTCCTATCCAACAGCCGCCGGTTTATAATCCCAATCAACAACCTGGCCCAATTAACCACCGTCCTACCCTGCAACCAGTTCAACAAAGTTTGGCTCAGCAACCTTTTGCACACATGCCCATGTCTTCTCATTTACGACCTCAAGGTCCAGGACATTCATTTCCCAGGCATTCTTTTCCACCCGCACAAGGTAATCCTGCACCGTTAAATAGCACTCAGCTCAGTCAATCCCAAAATGCTGTTGGAAAACCTTCAATCCCCAATCATCCAATACAAATACAGCCATTTGCACACACTGCTAATAACATTCCAGTTAGACCAGGGCAAACTGGTTCCAGCCACCTGCCTGAAAACCATAATTTGTTGGTTGGGACCAATAATCAAGTGCAGTTGTCTTCTGATTTGCAGTCTGGGGCTCCAGCACCTCATGAAAGGCAAGGCAATGCCACTGAACAGCACAGTGACTCTGCCACTGGGAAACTTGCTAAAAATTCTAAAGATTTTTATACAGCATCGTTATCAGAAAATGAGTTGAAATCTGAAAAGGTCAAAATGGATATAAAGCCTATTGATGCTGGGAACAAGCAAAATGGTGGAGATCAAAATGCCGTGAAAACTTCAGGCCCAAATGTCAATTCATTAGAAAATGGTGATTCAGTGGGTCAGAGTGTTGGTAAGGAAGAGGTTGCTGAAAATAACGGTAATGAGCATTCTGCTCCCAAGGGCAATGAGAATCAAGATGGTCCTCTGCTGAAGATGGAAACCAAGAAAGAGTCTGAAACTGATGAAGTGAATAATGATGATGCACACACTTCAAGACCTGCTGCTGATCATGGTAAGCAACATCAGCCAATGACTGAATATGCTGCTGTCCAGCAGAGGTCTTCTGCAATGTTAGGATCACAGGTGCTACGTCCAGCAGGGCCAAATGATCCTCTCCCTTCTGGACACTCTTCTACTTTTGTCAGGAATCATGTACCTACCCATGATCCTCATTTGGGACAGGCAACCATGTTAAAGCAGCCGCAAG TGCACAACCTTCTAGAGATATGCACGGTGGGTTGA
- the LOC107629697 gene encoding uncharacterized protein LOC107629697: protein MPLDTEPVPRYGNHSFDPLEAGKRPVGFHDEAINKSGATLHPGYLGLGPGHGRHHMDGMAPRSPGGEYPDMPPHRMRPLSGGLVGKADIDDFDGRPARHFGEPFGIAFHDSRFPRLPGHLHRDEFEGFGNFRLGEHPRDGNFIGQDEFAGPFQRGEHFGPHNFSRQLHQGEPIVYGAHPGSRSFESFSKGNRPGHPQLGEPGFRSSFSLPGFPNDAGFLPGEARSFDNVRRKPASMGWCRICRVDCETVEGLDLHSQTREHQRTAMDIVKSIKQNVKKQKLIPSEHSSVKDGNKTRNTGFEGRGNKH, encoded by the exons ATGCCTTTGGACACTGAGCCAGTTCCTAGATATGGAAATCATTCATTTGATCCACTCGAGGCAGGGAAGAGACCAGTTGGTTTCCATGATGAGGCCATTAACAAATCAGGTGCTACTCTCCACCCTGGTTATCTTGGCCTAGGTCCTGGACATGGGAGACATCACATGGACGGTATGGCTCCCAGAAGTCCTGGTGGTGAATATCCTGATATGCCTCCCCATAGAATGCGGCCCCTCTCTGGTGGGCTTGTTGGTAAGGCAGATATAGATGATTTTGATGGAAGACCTGCACGTCATTTTGGTGAGCCATTTGGCATTGCATTCCATGATAGTCGGTTTCCTCGTCTGCCTGGTCATTTGCATAGAGATGAGTTTGAGGGTTTTGGTAATTTTCGATTGGGTGAACATCCAAGGGATGGTAATTTTATTGGCCAAGATGAATTTGCTGGTCCATTTCAAAGGGGTGAACATTTTGGTCCGCATAACTTTTCAAGGCAATTGCATCAAGGGGAACCTATAGTTTATGGTGCCCATCCTGGCTCTCGAAGTTTTGAATCTTTCAGCAAAGGAAACAGGCCAGGTCATCCGCAGCTTGGTGAACCTGGGTTCAGGAGCAGCTTTTCTCTTCCTGGATTTCCTAATGATGCTGGATTTTTACCA GGAGAAGCCAGGTCATTTGATAATGTGAGAAGGAAGCCTGCTAGCATGGGTTGGTGCCGGATATGTAGAGTTGATTGTGAAACAGTTGAAGGTTTGGACTTGCATTCTCAAACAAGGGAGCACCAGAGGACGGCTATGGATATAGTTAAAAGCATCAAACAAAATGTGAAGAAACAAAAATT AATACCAAGTGAACATTCCTCAGTCAAAGATGGAAACAAGACAAGAAACACTGGTTTTGAGGGTCGAGGAAATAAACATTGA